One part of the Algibacter sp. L1A34 genome encodes these proteins:
- a CDS encoding IS110 family transposase encodes MNKDIKYFGIDISHLVFDVTDSDGNYYQFKNNELGFKKFTKLLNNKSHCVMEATGYYHYQLAYHLLESGIKVSVENPLSVKRFIQMGLSKVKTDKSDSKLICAYSEQVELKLWKGNSKEEIECLQIVRTLSVYTKQSTMLKNKLHGEAVLGNPSKLVVTSLKRSLRQLTKEMKTLEDKLLILVKQSHQDLFTRLKTIPGIGPKTAIMLVVLTGGFDRFTSASELCSYAGLTPMIRQSGSSVKGRPRISKMGNQKLRNLLFMCSFNACKYNKACRDLYERIVAKGKSKKLALIAVCNKLLKQAFALAKSGLIYDGNYKSTLVKN; translated from the coding sequence ATGAATAAAGATATTAAATATTTTGGAATAGACATTAGTCATTTGGTGTTCGATGTCACGGACTCTGATGGTAATTACTATCAGTTTAAAAACAATGAACTTGGCTTTAAAAAGTTCACGAAACTTTTAAATAATAAGAGTCATTGCGTTATGGAAGCCACAGGCTATTATCATTATCAGTTAGCGTATCATTTGCTAGAATCTGGTATCAAAGTATCGGTTGAAAATCCATTGTCAGTAAAACGCTTTATACAGATGGGACTATCAAAAGTTAAGACAGATAAGAGCGATTCAAAACTTATTTGTGCTTACTCAGAGCAAGTAGAATTAAAGCTATGGAAAGGAAATTCTAAGGAAGAAATAGAATGTCTTCAAATCGTTAGAACCCTTTCTGTATATACAAAACAAAGCACTATGCTAAAAAACAAACTACATGGAGAAGCGGTTTTGGGAAATCCAAGTAAGCTTGTTGTAACGTCTTTAAAACGTAGTTTAAGACAACTAACAAAAGAGATGAAAACTTTGGAGGATAAGCTGTTAATATTAGTAAAACAATCACATCAAGATTTATTTACCCGTTTAAAAACCATTCCAGGTATAGGACCAAAAACAGCCATTATGTTAGTGGTATTAACAGGTGGATTTGATCGTTTTACGAGCGCAAGTGAACTTTGTAGTTACGCTGGCCTTACACCTATGATCCGGCAAAGTGGAAGTAGTGTAAAAGGGAGGCCACGAATAAGTAAAATGGGGAATCAAAAGCTTCGGAATTTATTATTTATGTGCAGTTTTAATGCGTGTAAATACAACAAAGCTTGCCGCGATCTTTATGAGCGAATCGTAGCGAAAGGAAAGAGCAAAAAATTAGCATTAATTGCCGTGTGTAATAAGCTACTAAAACAGGCTTTTGCACTAGCTAAATCAGGATTAATATATGATGGAAACTATAAAAGTACTTTAGTGAAAAATTAA
- a CDS encoding integrin alpha, with the protein MILIFIKSKKSNLFLSIILIAFTFFSCNSRDDNTEEIIDDEVIDDDAMFYQAESFVKIENGLGGLDADLDAGDRFGRDHDVIGDVDGDGVIDYVIGARSDDDGGVDAGAVYILFMNSDGSVSSNQKISTEEGDFDETLNAGNFFGYGVAGVGDYNDDGIPDIAVSAPTSPNNSLYIIHLDTNGKVKSYVKNENISAQGLTAIGDINNDNRIDLVACDPRSDDGGSNRGAIDILFLNDSSEVLNESTVTISSTQGNFGEGLQDGDEFGGREVAMLGDLDNDGTIEMAVGAFLSDGGKGAIWILSLDATTLNVVSKIKITEGLNGFTETLDLEENPNGTFGAQFGHAMCAAGDIDGDGITDLVTGANQQNEGNGYILYLNADKTVRTFDKISATEGGFDLVLGTEDRFARSISYVGDIKGDGSFAVNFGGGVGIGGTGSLYTLFFRPIE; encoded by the coding sequence ATGATATTGATTTTTATTAAATCCAAAAAAAGCAATTTATTTTTAAGTATAATTTTAATTGCATTTACTTTTTTTAGTTGCAATAGTAGGGATGATAATACTGAAGAAATTATTGATGATGAAGTAATTGATGACGATGCAATGTTTTATCAAGCAGAAAGCTTTGTAAAGATAGAGAATGGTTTGGGAGGGCTTGATGCTGATTTGGATGCTGGAGACAGGTTTGGGAGAGACCATGATGTAATAGGAGATGTGGATGGAGATGGGGTAATAGATTACGTTATAGGTGCGCGATCAGATGATGATGGTGGGGTTGATGCCGGAGCGGTATATATCTTGTTTATGAATAGTGATGGTTCTGTTTCATCTAATCAAAAAATATCTACAGAAGAAGGTGATTTTGATGAAACTTTAAATGCCGGAAATTTCTTTGGTTACGGTGTTGCAGGTGTGGGGGATTACAACGATGATGGTATTCCTGATATTGCAGTTTCCGCACCAACGAGTCCCAATAACTCATTGTATATTATTCACTTGGATACGAATGGAAAAGTAAAAAGTTATGTAAAAAATGAAAATATAAGCGCTCAAGGTTTAACGGCTATTGGGGATATTAATAACGATAATCGAATTGATTTAGTAGCATGCGACCCAAGATCGGATGATGGTGGTTCAAATAGGGGCGCCATTGATATCTTGTTTTTAAATGATAGTTCTGAAGTTCTTAATGAAAGTACGGTAACCATTAGTTCAACACAAGGCAATTTTGGTGAAGGATTGCAAGATGGCGATGAATTTGGAGGAAGGGAAGTTGCTATGCTTGGAGATTTAGATAATGATGGGACTATAGAGATGGCTGTAGGGGCATTTTTGTCTGACGGTGGTAAAGGTGCAATCTGGATACTTTCATTGGATGCAACAACACTAAATGTAGTTTCTAAAATTAAAATAACAGAAGGATTAAATGGTTTTACGGAAACACTTGATTTAGAAGAGAACCCCAATGGTACTTTTGGTGCGCAGTTTGGGCATGCTATGTGCGCAGCTGGGGATATTGATGGTGACGGGATAACAGATTTAGTTACGGGAGCCAATCAGCAGAATGAGGGTAACGGGTATATCTTATATCTAAATGCAGATAAAACCGTAAGAACATTTGATAAAATCAGTGCAACTGAAGGGGGTTTTGATTTGGTTCTTGGCACAGAAGACCGTTTTGCACGTTCTATTTCCTATGTGGGAGATATAAAAGGAGACGGTTCTTTTGCAGTAAATTTTGGTGGTGGGGTAGGAATTGGTGGAACAGGTTCGCTTTATACACTTTTCTTTAGACCTATTGAGTAG
- a CDS encoding porin family protein, producing the protein MKKTSLLIGIFLLTLNIYGQDNQIEFGIKGGLNYSSFIDNNDDDIPADYTGKIGFHLGGFVKLPISERILIKPELIYSQQGSNFSTNGSNYSAPDDVFIRGGINGKINESLVLIPIILEYKLNKKLSLEFGPQFGLTLNREIEYENSSFDQGFLKNDDKETFEFGIGLGLGYSISSDLGISLRYNYGIIERQNLKTSVIQLGMNYKL; encoded by the coding sequence ATGAAAAAAACTTCTTTACTAATTGGAATTTTCTTGCTTACTCTAAACATTTATGGACAAGACAATCAAATTGAATTTGGAATAAAAGGCGGACTGAATTATTCAAGTTTTATTGATAATAATGATGATGATATTCCAGCTGACTATACAGGAAAAATCGGATTTCACCTTGGAGGTTTTGTAAAATTACCAATTAGTGAAAGAATATTAATAAAACCCGAATTAATTTATTCACAGCAAGGAAGTAACTTTTCTACTAATGGTAGTAATTATTCTGCACCTGATGATGTTTTTATAAGAGGTGGAATTAACGGTAAAATAAATGAATCTTTAGTATTAATACCAATTATTTTGGAATATAAATTGAATAAAAAATTAAGCTTGGAATTTGGACCTCAATTTGGTCTTACATTAAATAGAGAAATTGAATACGAAAATAGTTCTTTTGATCAAGGATTCTTAAAAAATGATGATAAAGAAACGTTTGAATTCGGGATAGGATTAGGACTCGGATATTCTATATCTTCTGATTTAGGAATTTCATTAAGGTATAATTATGGGATAATTGAACGTCAAAATTTAAAAACTTCTGTAATTCAATTAGGAATGAATTATAAACTATAA
- a CDS encoding arylsulfatase codes for MKFNKLTKMLLCLPMFLGLQTVEAQKAKKPNVIIIITDDQGYGDLGCTGNPIIKTPNLDKFYKQSVRLTDFHVGPTCAPSRSGLMTGRYANRVGVWHTIGGVSILREKEVTMANVFQNNGYETAMFGKWHLGDSYPSRPQDKGFKHVMLHGGGGVGQTPDYWENDYFDDTYLENGVPRKVKGYCTDVWFDEAINYIEKNKDNPFFCYISTNAPHSPYNVIEEYYNKYKNEAIPEELKKFYGMISNVDDNFKRLQDKLKQLKLDDNTIVIFMTDNGTAAGYKEKEGKMYGYNANMKGTKNSEYEGGHRVPFFISYPAGKISGGRDVNTMLAHLDILPSLATICKLELPKLDLDGSDISALLVDKKATFKRDYLITDSQRVQEPIKWQKSAVMSDKMRLVNGVELYDIATDPRQDKDLAAQFPDVVAKMRGYYEEWWSSVSAEFNQFPVIIVGSEKENPMILTCHDEHIHDSKIPWNQNFIREAKLNPIGGEFIIEFERDGVYEIEVSRWPFESGLKINEGVSGRKSTQYIDAIAEGKAIDFKKAVVKIGAWKEEKPVDPNAKSVLFKGNFTKGKTSLSSWFIDANKKEVGTFYFKIARVGDFKI; via the coding sequence ATGAAATTTAATAAGCTGACTAAAATGTTGCTGTGTTTGCCTATGTTTTTAGGTTTACAAACAGTTGAAGCACAAAAAGCAAAGAAACCAAATGTTATTATTATTATCACAGATGATCAAGGCTATGGTGATTTGGGATGTACAGGAAATCCAATAATTAAAACACCAAATTTAGACAAGTTCTATAAGCAATCTGTTCGATTGACTGATTTTCATGTTGGACCAACTTGTGCTCCTTCGCGTTCAGGTTTAATGACTGGTCGTTATGCGAATAGAGTAGGGGTTTGGCATACTATTGGTGGAGTTTCAATTCTTCGTGAAAAAGAAGTAACCATGGCTAATGTTTTCCAAAATAACGGTTATGAAACAGCTATGTTTGGAAAATGGCATCTGGGAGATAGTTATCCATCACGTCCACAAGACAAAGGTTTTAAACACGTAATGCTACACGGTGGTGGCGGAGTAGGGCAAACACCAGATTATTGGGAGAATGATTATTTTGATGACACTTATTTAGAGAATGGAGTGCCTAGAAAAGTAAAAGGCTATTGTACTGATGTATGGTTTGATGAAGCGATAAATTATATTGAAAAGAACAAGGACAATCCTTTCTTCTGTTATATTTCAACCAATGCTCCGCATTCGCCATATAATGTTATAGAAGAATACTATAACAAGTACAAAAACGAAGCGATACCTGAAGAATTGAAGAAATTTTACGGTATGATTTCTAATGTAGATGATAATTTCAAACGTCTTCAAGATAAATTGAAACAGTTGAAGTTAGATGATAATACGATTGTGATTTTTATGACTGACAACGGAACTGCTGCTGGTTATAAAGAAAAAGAAGGCAAAATGTATGGTTATAATGCCAACATGAAAGGAACTAAAAATAGTGAATATGAAGGTGGACATAGAGTGCCATTTTTCATTTCTTATCCTGCAGGTAAAATTTCAGGAGGAAGAGATGTTAATACGATGTTAGCGCATTTAGATATTTTACCATCATTAGCAACAATTTGTAAACTAGAATTGCCTAAGTTGGATTTAGATGGTAGTGATATTTCGGCATTACTAGTAGATAAAAAAGCTACTTTTAAACGTGATTATTTAATTACAGATTCACAACGTGTTCAAGAGCCAATTAAATGGCAAAAAAGCGCGGTAATGTCTGATAAAATGCGATTAGTAAACGGCGTAGAATTGTATGACATTGCAACAGATCCAAGACAAGACAAAGATTTGGCAGCTCAATTTCCTGATGTAGTGGCTAAAATGCGTGGGTATTATGAAGAATGGTGGAGTTCTGTTTCTGCTGAGTTCAATCAGTTTCCAGTAATCATTGTAGGTTCAGAAAAAGAAAATCCAATGATCCTTACTTGTCATGATGAACATATTCATGATTCTAAAATTCCGTGGAACCAAAACTTCATTAGAGAAGCAAAATTAAATCCAATAGGAGGTGAGTTTATAATAGAATTTGAACGCGATGGTGTGTATGAAATTGAGGTAAGCCGTTGGCCGTTTGAGTCTGGTTTGAAAATTAATGAAGGTGTTTCAGGAAGAAAATCGACTCAATATATTGATGCAATAGCTGAAGGTAAAGCGATAGATTTTAAAAAGGCTGTTGTAAAAATTGGTGCTTGGAAAGAAGAAAAACCAGTAGATCCTAATGCAAAATCAGTTTTGTTTAAAGGGAATTTTACCAAAGGAAAAACATCATTGAGTTCATGGTTTATTGATGCTAATAAAAAAGAAGTGGGAACATTCTATTTTAAAATAGCAAGAGTAGGTGATTTTAAAATTTAA